Proteins from a single region of Candidatus Puniceispirillum marinum IMCC1322:
- a CDS encoding amidase yields the protein MSDDASKMTASQIAYAVRSGSRTAESIMSDYLARISARDTEIKAFIDFDPERALSCARAADKMPKKGPLHGVPYAIKDIIDTVDLPTAWGSPIYAGFQPRRNASCVELLNRAGAVPLGKTVTTEFAYFSPGPTRNPHGLKHTPGGSSSGSAAAVADGMAAFSLGSQTAASLTRPAAYCGVFGYKSTQGSLDGSGVMSLSSSLDSLGLMARSVDDLMLTLNVLHAEPDVKLAEPFSSPTRIGFFRGPLWQEGSLVMREACELAAKTLALKGIIIEDVDCPDELINLTEHHKTVMAFEVARARIFEYSRHHDQLSPAFADLVETGLNITRTTYETALLARNQAGQTLARIFQKYDALMTPAAPSSAPAGIAATGDPLFSRMWSLLRTPSISIPYGSDEANMPLAFQLIGGLGQDQRLLAHARGISSKLDIEPSLPLT from the coding sequence ATGAGTGATGATGCCAGCAAGATGACAGCTTCACAAATTGCATATGCTGTTAGATCTGGTTCACGAACAGCCGAGTCAATAATGAGTGATTACCTTGCGCGTATCAGTGCACGTGATACAGAAATTAAGGCTTTTATAGATTTTGACCCAGAGCGTGCACTATCGTGCGCGCGTGCGGCTGATAAAATGCCAAAGAAGGGGCCATTGCATGGCGTACCTTATGCGATCAAGGATATCATCGATACGGTTGATCTGCCAACTGCATGGGGCAGTCCTATCTATGCAGGTTTTCAGCCAAGGCGTAATGCAAGTTGTGTTGAATTGCTAAATCGTGCGGGTGCTGTTCCATTAGGCAAAACGGTAACAACAGAATTTGCCTATTTTTCCCCAGGTCCTACCCGAAACCCACATGGACTGAAGCATACGCCAGGTGGGTCATCAAGCGGTTCAGCCGCCGCGGTGGCTGACGGAATGGCTGCTTTTTCGCTGGGATCGCAAACTGCAGCCTCGCTTACACGTCCGGCTGCTTATTGTGGGGTTTTCGGCTATAAATCAACACAAGGATCACTGGATGGTAGCGGGGTTATGAGCCTGTCTTCTAGTCTTGACTCATTAGGGTTAATGGCGCGCTCAGTTGATGATCTAATGCTAACTTTGAATGTGTTACATGCGGAGCCAGATGTGAAACTTGCCGAACCCTTTTCGTCGCCCACACGGATAGGTTTTTTCCGTGGACCTCTTTGGCAGGAAGGTTCGTTGGTTATGCGTGAGGCCTGTGAATTAGCAGCCAAGACGCTTGCACTTAAGGGCATCATTATCGAAGACGTTGATTGTCCAGATGAACTGATCAACCTAACCGAACATCACAAGACTGTTATGGCGTTTGAAGTGGCGCGCGCACGGATTTTTGAATATTCACGGCATCACGACCAGTTAAGCCCAGCATTTGCTGATTTGGTTGAAACTGGACTTAATATAACACGAACTACATATGAAACAGCTTTATTAGCGCGTAATCAGGCTGGGCAGACGCTAGCTAGAATATTCCAAAAATATGATGCTCTAATGACGCCCGCAGCACCGTCATCTGCGCCAGCAGGTATTGCCGCGACTGGTGATCCGCTATTTAGTCGCATGTGGTCTCTTTTGCGCACGCCTTCCATTTCAATTCCTTATGGCAGTGACGAGGCAAACATGCCTTTGGCTTTTCAGTTGATTGGTGGGTTAGGGCAAGATCAACGCTTGCTGGCACATGCACGGGGCATCTCCAGCAAACTTGATATAGAGCCGAGCCTTCCATTAACATAA